The sequence ACCAGCAGTTTGTACTGATCAAACTCCGGGAATGCAATACCCGTGATGAGGCTGAATTATTGCGGGGAAAATACATACAGATTCCTAAAGAAGAAGTAATGCCTTTGCCTGCAGGGCATTATTATTTATTTGAAATTCTGGATTGCAAAGTGTACACAGAAGAAGGGGTATATCTTGGGGCGGTGACGGATATCATTCAGACCGGCAGCAATGACGTGTATGCGGTTACGGCAGAGAACGACTCCACACGTTTAATTCCGGCATTGAAAGAGGTGGTACGCTCCATCGATACTGCCGGCAAAAAAATCGTGGTTAAACTCCAAGAAGAATGGGAATCGTGAATAGCTGTGCAGATTGATATTATTTCTTTATTTCCCGAGATGTTTGCCGGCCCCTTGGGGCATAGTATCATTAAAAGAGCCAGAGAGACCGGATTGCTGGTGGTTAACGTTACCAATCCCCGCGATTTTACCGTGGATAAGCACCATATTGTAGACGATTACCCTTTCGGCGGCGGTTCAGGGATGGTTATGAAACCGGAACCTGTCTTTGCTGCGGTGGAAAGTCTGTTGACAGGGGAGGAGGCAATTAAACGAAAAATTATCCTGATGTGTCCGGGCGGACAGACTTTCACCCAGGATAAAGCCAAAGAACTGGCCGGATTCCAGCATCTCGTCCTGATCTGCGGTCATTATGAAGGAGTGGATGAACGCATTCGCGCCTTTTTAGCCGATGAATCCCTGTCGATCGGTGATTATGTCCTGACTGGCGGTGAATTGCCGGCCATGGTGGTGACGGATGCTGTAGCCAGGATGCTGCCTGGAGTTCTCGGCGCCAGTGATGGAGCCCAGCAAGATTCCTTTTATAATGGGTTGCTGGAATACCCTCAGTACACCCGTCCTCGTGATTTTCGCGGCTGGCAGGCGCCAGAGGTGTTATTGTCCGGCGACCATGCCAAAATTGAACGCTGGCGGCGCAAACAATCCTTGCGGATTACGCAGAAAAAA comes from Acetonema longum DSM 6540 and encodes:
- the rimM gene encoding ribosome maturation factor RimM (Essential for efficient processing of 16S rRNA), translating into MTTLIAVGKIVAPHGVRGDLRVVTLTDFPERFQSLKRIYFDDKSAATVENIKFHQQFVLIKLRECNTRDEAELLRGKYIQIPKEEVMPLPAGHYYLFEILDCKVYTEEGVYLGAVTDIIQTGSNDVYAVTAENDSTRLIPALKEVVRSIDTAGKKIVVKLQEEWES
- the trmD gene encoding tRNA (guanosine(37)-N1)-methyltransferase TrmD, with protein sequence MQIDIISLFPEMFAGPLGHSIIKRARETGLLVVNVTNPRDFTVDKHHIVDDYPFGGGSGMVMKPEPVFAAVESLLTGEEAIKRKIILMCPGGQTFTQDKAKELAGFQHLVLICGHYEGVDERIRAFLADESLSIGDYVLTGGELPAMVVTDAVARMLPGVLGASDGAQQDSFYNGLLEYPQYTRPRDFRGWQAPEVLLSGDHAKIERWRRKQSLRITQKKRPELLQAADLSPYDLKLLAEIADEEDND